The Miscanthus floridulus cultivar M001 chromosome 7, ASM1932011v1, whole genome shotgun sequence genome includes a region encoding these proteins:
- the LOC136467558 gene encoding probable pinoresinol-lariciresinol reductase 3 produces the protein MSREAVRTRSRVLVVGATGRLGGSIARASLAAGHPTFALVRPHHFARPDSPLLEPLVAAGATLLQGSLEDYSSLLEAVRQVDVVICAVPTKQVLEQKPLIRAIKEAGCVKRFIPAEFGADPTKVQICDMDYGFYEKKIEIRHSIESEGIPHTYICCNFFMRYLLPSLVQPGLDAPPKDKIKIFGEGNTKGVFVKENDVAKFTICTIEDPRTLNKTLYLRPPGNVCSMNELADLWETKIKKSLKRLYVTEEQLLKEIHDAPFPLKMDLIFIYSAFVKGDHTYFEFDLSIEGTQLYPHVNYTTVIEYLDTLV, from the exons ATGTCAAGGGAGGCGGTGAGGACGAGGAGCCGGGTCCTGGTGGTCGGCGCCACCGGCCGCCTCGGTGGAAGCATCGCTCGGGCCAGCCTCGCCGCGGGCCACCCCACCTTCGCGCTCGTCCGGCCCCACCACTTCGCACGCCCCGACTCCCCCTTGCTCGAACCGCTCGTAGCCGCCGGCGCCACTCTGCTCCAG GGGTCACTGGAAGATTACTCGAGCCTGCTCGAGGCGGTGCGTCAGGTGGACGTTGTCATCTGCGCGGTGCCCACGAAGCAGGTGCTCGAGCAGAAGCCCCTGATTCGGGCTATAAAGGAAGCTGGATGCGTGAAG AGATTTATTCCAGCAGAATTTGGAGCAGATCCAACAAAGGTTCAAATTTGTGACATGGATTATGGCTTCTATGAGAAGAAAATTGAAATCCGTCATTCAATAGAGAGTGAAGGCATTCCTCATACCTACATATGCTGCAACTTCTTTATGCGCTATTTGCTTCCTTCACTGGTGCAACCTGGCCTAGATGCTCCTCCTAAAGATAAAATCAAAATATTCGGTGAAGGAAATACTAAAG GTGTTTTTGTTAAAGAGAATGATGTTGCTAAATTTACAATATGCACCATAGAGGATCCCAGGACATTAAACAAGACGTTATATCTGAGGCCTCCAGGAAACGTCTGCTCAATGAATGAATTGGCTGACCTCTGGGAGACAAAAATCAAGAAATCCCTGAAAAGATTATATGTAACAGAAGAGCAACTTCTTAAAGAAATCCATG ATGCTCCATTTCCCTTGAAGATGGATCTAATTTTCATATATTCAGCATTTGTTAAGGGTGACCACACATATTTTGAATTTGACTTGTCAATTGAAGGAACTCAACTGTATCCCCATGTAAATTATACAACAGTGATCGAGTACTTGGATACTCTAGTTTAG
- the LOC136467557 gene encoding tubby-like F-box protein 5, translated as MSLKNIVRELKEMRDGIGSMSRRGGSGSDGRAGHGRSGSRHSWPSLWAEQQQQQGQEGLQHQHQHQGRWANLPPELLLDVIQRVESSEATWPARRQVVACAAVCRSWREVTKEVVKTLEECGRITFPISLKQPGPRELPVQCFVRRERATSTYLLYLGLSPSMNVENDKLLLAARKVRRATRTSFVISLVSDDFSHSSSTYVGKLKPNFLGTKFTIFDSQPPDAVVLPNNKPSKRQSKQVSPRLPLGNYNVATVTYELTVLRNRGPRRMQCTMHSIPAECIQEGGKAPTPTGTIQSLDEPVSTSPSTKGKKVAVEFSSTSLSADLSGPACSNETPLVLKNKAPRWHEQLQCWCLNFRGRVTVASVKNFQLVASVDPSLNIPAAEQEKVILQFGKIGKDIFTMDYRYPLSAFQAFAICLTSFDTKPACE; from the exons ATGTCTCTCAAGAACATTGTGcgggagctgaaggagatgaggGACGGTATCGGGAGCATGTCGAGACGCGGCGGCAGCGGCTCCGACGGGCGCGCCGGCCACGGCCGTTCGGGGTCGCGGCATTCTTGGCCTAGCCTGTGGGcggagcagcaacagcagcagggcCAGGAGGGGCtgcagcatcagcatcagcatcagggGCGGTGGGCGAACCTGCCTCCGGAACTGCTGTTGGATGTGATACAGAGGGTGGAGTCCAGCGAGGCGACGTGGCCGGCGCGGCGCCAGGTCGTGGCGTGCGCGGCCGTTTGCCGGTCGTGGCGCGAGGTGACTAAGGAGGTGGTGAAGACGCTCGAGGAGTGCGGCAGGATCACCTTCCCCATATCCCTTAAGCAG CCGGGGCCTCGTGAACTGCCGGTCCAGTGTTTTGTGAGGAGGGAGAGGGCAACATCCACATATCTACTCTACCTAGGGCTCAGCCCAT CTATGAATGTGGAAAACGACAAGCTATTGCTTGCAGCTCGTAAGGTCAGGCGTGCCACGAGGACTTCTTTTGTGATCTCACTGGTCTCTGATGATTTCTCTCACTCTAGTAGCACCTATGTTGGCAAACTGAA GCCAAACTTCCTCGGCACAAAGTTCACAATCTTTGATAGCCAGCCTCCTGATGCTGTAGTTCTACCAAACAATAAACCAAGCAAAAGGCAGTCCAAACAAGTATCGCCCAGACTGCCACTAGGCAACTACAATGTTGCTACTGTCACCTATGAGCTCACCGTCCTACGCAACAGGGGACCAAGGAGAATGCAATGCACCATGCACTCAATACCAGCTGAGTGCATTCAGGAGGGTGGGAAGGCCCCGACCCCTACCGGCACCATCCAGTCGCTTGATGAGCCAGTGTCCACTTCACCTAGTACCAAAGGGAAGAAAGTGGCTGTAGAATTTTCTTCAACAAGCCTCAGTGCTGATCTGTCCGGACCGGCCTGCTCGAACGAAACACCTCTGGTTCTGAAGAATAAAGCCCCGCGGTGGCATGAGCAGCTGCAGTGTTGGTGCCTCAACTTCCGGGGACGCGTCACCGTCGCATCAGTGAAGAACTTCCAGCTTGTCGCCTCCGTTGATCCTTCCCTGAACATCCCAGCAGCAGAGCAGGAGAAGGTGATCCTCCAGTTCGGGAAGATCGGGAAGGATATATTCACCATGGACTACCGGTACCCACTCTCAGCGTTCCAGGCCTTCGCAATCTGCCTGACCAGCTTCGACACCAAACCAGCCTGCGAATAA
- the LOC136467560 gene encoding basic helix-loop-helix protein 79-like, translated as MARCQGTVESLCQGLLDLDDDKFSAMCSAFGYLQEWPDLSAMCGANLGVPAVAAAAPSAGDGNDSSSCSGSGGGGFRKRKPDKYLDAKGGASDMSKRPRGKQLSGLSEIAAPGKGKQERPKAGTKKKAEAASTAAAAAAAGQKTDYIHVRARRGQATDSHSLAERVRRERISERMRYLQELVPGCSKVTGKAGMLDEIINYVQSLQKQVEFLSMKIAASNPVVSFNIVEDLFGRQLKQACSPAAALPAMALPAGQLEPSCLQMSPMQQVHPSAAASSTGFGLDMVVNNLYAPAAASCPVSAAPSVSVAAGPSTIEPCLNVIGTAAWDIGAQNLFSGFDAQFQSVESDCLLDNLKMEM; from the exons ATGGCGCGATGCCAGGGGACCGTCGAGAGCCTCTGCCAGGGGCTGCTCGACCTCGACGACGACAAGTTCAGCGCAATGTGCAGCGCCTTCGGCTACCTCCAGGAGTGGCCGGACCTGAGCGCCATGTGCGGCGCGAATCTCGGCGTGCctgccgtggcggcggcggccccgaGCGCCGGCGACGGCAACGACTCCTCCTcttgcagcggcagcggcggcggcgggttcaGGAAGAGGAAACCGGACAAGTACCTCGATGCCAAG GGTGGTGCAAGCGACATGAGCAAGAGACCCAGAGGGAAGCAGCTGTCTGGCCTCTCTGAGATCGCGGCGCCCGGGAAAGGGAAGCAGGAGCGGCCAAAGGCTGGCACCAAGAAGAAGGCCGAGGCtgcgtcgacggcggcggcggctgcggctgccGGCCAGAAGACCGACTACATCCACGTCCGGGCCCGCCGCGGCCAGGCCACCGACAGCCACAGCCTTGCCGAGCGG GTGAGGAGGGAGAGGATCAGCGAGCGGATGCGGTACCTGCAGGAGCTGGTGCCCGGGTGCAGCAAGGTCACGGGCAAGGCCGGCATGCTCGACGAGATCATCAACTACGTCCAGTCCCTGCAGAAGCAAGTCGAG TTCCTGTCCATGAAGATCGCAGCTTCCAACCCGGTGGTGAGCTTCAACATCGTCGAGGACCTCTTCGGCCGGCAGCTGAAGCAGGCGTGCAGCCCGGCGGCAGCCCTGCCCGCGATGGCTCTGCCGGCCGGCCAGCTGGAGCCGTCCTGCCTTcagatgagccccatgcagcAGGTGCATCCATCTGCAGCGGCAAGCTCCACTGGCTTTGGGCTGGACATGGTCGTCAACAACCTGTACGCGCCCGCCGCCGCGAGCTGCCCTGTGTCGGCTGCCCCGTCGGTATCGGTGGCGGCCGGACCGTCGACGATCGAGCCGTGCCTCAAC GTGATTGGAACTGCTGCCTGGGATATTGGCGCCCAGAATTTGTTCAGCGGATTTGATGCACAATTTCAGTCAGTAGAAA GTGACTGTTTGCTAGACAACCTCAAAATGGAAATGTAA
- the LOC136464251 gene encoding uncharacterized protein isoform X2: protein MSVASVAALRTAGSGRCRGAGSPQVGLNGGRFLMMQRRELVTKAGIALAVSCSMATSSASANGSAQGLEVLPFKADGYNFWTWRGRRIHYVEQGAGQPIVLIHGFGASAFHWRYNIPELAKRYKVYAIDLLGFGWSEKALVDYEATIWMDQVSDFLREIVKEPAVLVGNSLGGFTTLFTATEVPELVRGVVLLNSAGQFGDPNKPAAALAEEEEEEGSPLSRFIVKPLKEAFQRVVLGFLFWQSKQPARVEKVLKSLTFTQLDVYIDSSNVDDYLVGSITAPAADPNAGEVYYRLMSRFMSNQSRYTLDRLLGKLSCPLLLLWGDLDPWVGPTKAARIQQFYADTAVVHLQAGHCPHDEAPEQANRALLEWLAALDARAKPAEPSLQTV, encoded by the exons ATGTCCGTCGCGTCCGTGGCCGCCCTCCGGACGGCCGGCTCCGGCCGCTGCCGCGGCGCGGGTTCCCCGCAGGTCGGCCTGAACG GGGGCAGGTTCTTGATGATGCagaggagggagctggtgaccaaGGCCGGGATCGCGCTCGCCGTCTCCTGCTCGATGGCAACTTCTTCAGCCTCGGCCAATGGCTCTGCTCAAG GGCTGGAGGTTTTGCCGTTCAAAGCGGACGGGTACAACTTCTGGACGTGGAGGGGTCGCCGGATACACTACGTCGAGCAAGGCGCCGGGCAGCCCATCGTGCTCATCCACGGCTTTGGCGCTTCTGCCTTCCACTGGAG GTACAACATCCCTGAGCTGGCCAAGAGGTACAAGGTGTACGCGATAGACCTGCTGGGGTTCGGCTGGAGCGAGAAGGCGCTGGTGGACTACGAGGCCACCATCTGGATGGATCAGGTCTCCGACTTCCTCCGGGAGATCGTCAAGGAGCCTGCCGTCCTTGTAGGCAACAG CTTGGGAGGCTTCACGACACTGTTCACGGCGACCGAGGTGCCGGAGCTGGTCCGGGGCGTCGTGCTGCTCAACTCCGCCGGACAGTTCGGCGACCCCAACAAGCCGGCCGCCGCgctggccgaggaggaggaggaggagggcagccCGCTGTCCAGGTTCATCGTGAAGCCGCTCAAAGAGGCCTTCCAACGGGTGGTGCTGGGTTTCCTCTTCTGGCAGTCCAAGCAGCCCGCCAGGGTCGAGAAAGTCTTGAAAAGCTTAACGTTCACTCAACTTGAT GTGTACATAGACTCCAGCAACGTCGACGACTACCTGGTCGGCTCCATCACGGCGCCGGCGGCGGACCCCAACGCCGGCGAGGTGTACTACAGGCTGATGTCGCGGTTCATGTCGAACCAGAGCCGGTACACGCTGGACCGGCTGCTGGGGAAGCTGTCGtgcccgctgctgctgctgtgggggGACCTGGACCCGTGGGTCGGCCCGACCAAGGCCGCGCGGATTCAACAGTTCTACGCTGACACCGCCGTCGTGCACCTGCAGGCTGGCCACTGCCCGCACGACGAGGCGCCGGAGCAGGCCAACCGGGCGCTGCTCGAGTGGCTCGCGGCCCTCGACGCCCGCGCCAAGCCGGCCGAGCCCAGCCTCCAGACCGTCTGA
- the LOC136467561 gene encoding universal stress protein PHOS32-like — MERGSARWMETVEEDVEEYSWREVVLPHLVPVVPDGAPPELERETGERRRGRDLLVAVDFGPNSKHAFDWSLAHIARMADTVHLVHAVSSVQNEIVYDKSRELMEDLAVEAFKTLLVPTKARIVEGDAGKVICREADRLKPAAVILGTRGRGLIKSVLQGSVSEYCFHNCKAAPIIIVPGKEAGEQSVL; from the exons ATGGAGCGAGGGAGCGCGCGGTGGATGGAGACGGTGGAGGAGGACGTGGAGGAGTACAGCTGGCGGGAGGTGGTGCTGCCGCACCTCGTCCCCGTGGTCCCCGACGGCGCGCCGCCGGAGCTCGAGCGGGAGACCGGTGAGCGCCGCCGCGGCAGGGACCTCCTCGTCGCCGTCGACTTCGGCCCAAACTCCAAGCACGCCTTCGACTGGTCGCTCGCGCACATCGCGCGCATGGCCGACACGGTCCACCTCGTCCACGCCGTGTCCA GTGTGCAAAATGAGATTGTGTATGATAAAAGTCGGGAGCTGATGGAGGATTTAGCCGTTGAGGCATTCAAGACGTTACTG GTCCCAACCAAGGCCAGAATTGTTGAAGGTGATGCTGGAAAAGTTATTTGCCGAGAAGCAGATCGACTGAAGCCCGCTGCTGTCATTCTTGGTACACGTGGTAGAGGCCTTATTAAAAG TGTGTTGCAGGGAAGTGTCAGTGAGTATTGCTTCCACAACTGTAAAGCAGCACCAATTATCATTGTGCCTGGCAAAG AAGCTGGTGAACAGTCTGTGCTTTGA
- the LOC136464251 gene encoding uncharacterized protein isoform X1, with translation MSVASVAALRTAGSGRCRGAGSPQVGLNGGRFLMMQRRELVTKAGIALAVSCSMATSSASANGSAQGLEVLPFKADGYNFWTWRGRRIHYVEQGAGQPIVLIHGFGASAFHWRYNIPELAKRYKVYAIDLLGFGWSEKALVDYEATIWMDQVSDFLREIVKEPAVLVGNSLGGFTTLFTATEVPELVRGVVLLNSAGQFGDPNKPAAALAEEEEEEGSPLSRFIVKPLKEAFQRVVLGFLFWQSKQPARVYIDSSNVDDYLVGSITAPAADPNAGEVYYRLMSRFMSNQSRYTLDRLLGKLSCPLLLLWGDLDPWVGPTKAARIQQFYADTAVVHLQAGHCPHDEAPEQANRALLEWLAALDARAKPAEPSLQTV, from the exons ATGTCCGTCGCGTCCGTGGCCGCCCTCCGGACGGCCGGCTCCGGCCGCTGCCGCGGCGCGGGTTCCCCGCAGGTCGGCCTGAACG GGGGCAGGTTCTTGATGATGCagaggagggagctggtgaccaaGGCCGGGATCGCGCTCGCCGTCTCCTGCTCGATGGCAACTTCTTCAGCCTCGGCCAATGGCTCTGCTCAAG GGCTGGAGGTTTTGCCGTTCAAAGCGGACGGGTACAACTTCTGGACGTGGAGGGGTCGCCGGATACACTACGTCGAGCAAGGCGCCGGGCAGCCCATCGTGCTCATCCACGGCTTTGGCGCTTCTGCCTTCCACTGGAG GTACAACATCCCTGAGCTGGCCAAGAGGTACAAGGTGTACGCGATAGACCTGCTGGGGTTCGGCTGGAGCGAGAAGGCGCTGGTGGACTACGAGGCCACCATCTGGATGGATCAGGTCTCCGACTTCCTCCGGGAGATCGTCAAGGAGCCTGCCGTCCTTGTAGGCAACAG CTTGGGAGGCTTCACGACACTGTTCACGGCGACCGAGGTGCCGGAGCTGGTCCGGGGCGTCGTGCTGCTCAACTCCGCCGGACAGTTCGGCGACCCCAACAAGCCGGCCGCCGCgctggccgaggaggaggaggaggagggcagccCGCTGTCCAGGTTCATCGTGAAGCCGCTCAAAGAGGCCTTCCAACGGGTGGTGCTGGGTTTCCTCTTCTGGCAGTCCAAGCAGCCCGCCAGG GTGTACATAGACTCCAGCAACGTCGACGACTACCTGGTCGGCTCCATCACGGCGCCGGCGGCGGACCCCAACGCCGGCGAGGTGTACTACAGGCTGATGTCGCGGTTCATGTCGAACCAGAGCCGGTACACGCTGGACCGGCTGCTGGGGAAGCTGTCGtgcccgctgctgctgctgtgggggGACCTGGACCCGTGGGTCGGCCCGACCAAGGCCGCGCGGATTCAACAGTTCTACGCTGACACCGCCGTCGTGCACCTGCAGGCTGGCCACTGCCCGCACGACGAGGCGCCGGAGCAGGCCAACCGGGCGCTGCTCGAGTGGCTCGCGGCCCTCGACGCCCGCGCCAAGCCGGCCGAGCCCAGCCTCCAGACCGTCTGA